The Photobacterium sanguinicancri genome includes the window GGTCACTCGAATGTGGGGCAAATGAAGCAACGCTACCGTCATGGATTGGCTAATCGTTATGGTAAAAAAATGCAGACGATTTCGGGTATCCACTATAACTTTTCGTTGCCAGAAACCTTTTGGCAAGCCTTGCATCAGGTTGAGAATAGTCCCCAACCGTTGAGTGAATTTATCTCAGATCGTTACTTCCATATGATCCGCAATATCATGCGTCATGGTTGGATTATTGGTTATTTATTTGGTGCATCACCCGCGGTTGATAGTTCGTACTTAGTGGGTAAGCAGCATGATCTGGATGAACTGGATTTCGGCATAGCTGATTTTGGTTCAGCTACAGCGGATAATCACCGCACTTATTATGCACCTTGGGCAACGTCGTTACGGTTAAGTAACTTAGGTTACAGTAATAGCGAGCAGTCTAAATACGCGCTTAATTACAACAATAAGCATGATTATTTATCTGGCTTATATAACATTTTGGCGATGCCAAGTGAGTATTACGCACAGTTTGAACAAAACCAGCAAGTGAACAACAAAGTACTGCAATTAGAGAATGAATTGTACAGTTCTGTGCGGCCCAAAATTGTTAATAATGAGCTCCGGCCTTTATACGCAATGTGCCGTTATGGCGTGGAATACATAGAGTTACGTAGCCTAGATATTAATCCTTATTTACCGCTTGGGCTTGATCAAACGCAGAGTTATTTCTTGGATTTGTTCTTACTCTACTGCGCGCTTTTACCAAGTGCAGCGCTAGATGCAGATGAACAAGCCGTGATACAGCAGCGCCAAGAATGTGTTGCGATGCAAGGACGAAAACCTCAACTAAAACTGCCGACATTAGAGGGTGAGCAACCACTAAAAACGTTAGGGTTAAACCTGCTAGCTGATATGGAAGCCTTGCTACCTCTTTTCGAAGACCAACAAGAAGCCACAGTGTATGCGCAAAGTGTAGAGAGAGAAAAAGCCAAGTTGTTTGATGCTAGCTTAACGCCGTCTGCGCGAGTGTTGGCTGATATGCTGCGCGATAATCTGTCCTATACCGATTTATTGTTAGGCTTGTCTCAAGCGCATGCAAGGCAGCACCAATTGGTGAGTAAAACAACACCGCTATACAAAGAGCTAACGGTCGCCGCAAAGCAATCTTTAGAGTTACAGCAAGAAATTGAAGCCAATGACACCATTAGCTTTGATGATTATTTACAACAAAAAACAGCATTAACGTACGAGTGCTAAAGGCTTTTGATTCATGGAAATATTGTGGAAATTGCGTAGTTACATAAGAATGTTTTCTCGTCATTATGTGATTGCGTTTATTGGCTTACAGGTTGTTGCTTTACTTAACCTTGTTCCGCCTTGGTTGATTGGTCGCATTGTGGATGCGATTAGCGAAGACAGGCTAACGGGGACTCTTCTTGCGACGCATTTAGGTGCCATTCTTGCCGCTGGCTTTGGTATGTATGGTTTGCGTTATGTGTGGCATAGCCAGCTATACGGGGCATCTGTGGGTATTACACAGGTGATCAGACAGCAATTGTTCTGGCACTTTACGCGTTTAACCCCAGAATTTTACGCGCGCCACAGTGGCGGCGATTTAATGGCACACGCTACCAACGATTTGAATGCTGTCGAGCAAGCTGCTGGCGGTGGTGTAATGACCATGGTGGATTCATTGATCGCAGGCTTAACTGTGATCTTTGGGATGGCGTTTGTAGTGAGTGGTGAATTAACGCTCGCGGCACTACTGCCTTTCCCATTACTTGTGTATGTGACCCATAAATATGGCTCGAATTTACAGCGTCGATTTGGTCGCGCACAAGGTGCGTTTTCATCGTTAAATGAAGAAGTCCGTGAATCTGTGTCGGCAATTCGTGCGGTACGTTCGCACGGTTTAAATCAACGTCAGCAAAGCCGTTTCGACGACACGCTCGATCATACGTTAGAGACCAATATCTCAGTTGCCAAAATTGATTCATTATTTGGTCCAACAATTCAGTTGATCTATGGCTCATCGTTTGTGATTTCATTGGGTTACGGCGCGTGGTTAATCAGCACTGGTGATATTACCGTCGGGCTGTTTACCAGCTTTACTTTATACCTTGCGCAATTATTAGGGCCGTTTCTGCAATTTGGCTGGCAGTTCAATATTTTCCAACGAGGTACAACCTCTTGGCGTCGATTAGAAAAGCTGTTTGCTCAACAGCCTATGGTCAAAGAAGGTGAAGCAGAATTACCAGCTGATGCGATGCTCGATATTACTGTTGATATCGATCACTTTATGTATCCAGCCGCTACGCAGCATGCGTTAAAACAGGTGGACTTTTCCGTTTCCGCTGGTGGTTTTGTAGGTATTACTGGCCCAACGGGCGGTGGTAAAAGTACCTTAATTAATTTGTTGTTACGGCAATACAGTCTGCCTGAGTCTTCACGTATCACGTTAGCAGATATGCCGATTAACACGCTAACCTTTCACGCACTGCGCAGCAAGATTGCATGGGTGCCCCAAAAGCCGTTTTTATTCTCAGGCACGGTTGCTGAAAACATTGCATTAGCGCGTCCAGATGCCTCGGAAGCCGAGATCATTCATGTGGCAGATATGGCTGGCATACTGGATGAAATCCACGCGTTGCCAGACGGGTTTAAAACTGTCTTGAATGAAAATGGCGGCAATTTATCTGGCGGTCAAAAGCAGCGTTTGACATTAGCGCGTGCACTATTAAGTGACAATGAGATCTTGTTGCTCGATGATCCTTTCAGTGCGCTAGACATGAAGACAGAAGCGAAAATTCGGAAGAACATTAAGCATCACTTTAACCATAAGACGATAGTGATGATCAGCCAACGCCTCGCGAACTTGATGACGGCCGATCATATTGTGGTGATGGAAAATGGCAGTATTCACGAGCAAGGAACGCACAGTGAACTCATGGCCAATGAAAGCTGGTACGCACGTGTGTTTACCAAACAGAACCAAGCCAACTTTCGACAACAGCAAGTACAGTCGCAAGCGAACACACTTGTTTCCGCTGTGAGTGAAAAGGCTAGCAACAAGGCAAGTGAAGAAGCGGGTGAACAGTATGCTTAATGGGTTAAATCACACAATCAAATCAAAAGCAGCGGCATCAGGTTCGCCATTTTTGAGGTTACTGGCATTTTCTCTGCCGCATAAAATGCGATTTATTGCTGCGATGTCGCTGTTAATTGTAGCGATAAGTACCGAGATGGCGATTCCATGGCTAGTAAAAATCATTCTCGATGACGTGATAGTGCCGCAGACATTTGATTGGTCGCACTTAGGCTTATTGTGTGGCGCGGTCATGTTGTTTTACGTGGTATCGGCGGCGTTTCAATATGCGCAATCTGTGATGTTTCGTCATGGTGCGTTGTTGGTGGTTAATGATGTTAGAAGACAGCTTTATACGCATTTATTAAAGTTACCGATTAGTTTATTTGATCGGGTACCCGCCGGGAAAATGGTGTCTTATGTCACCAACGATACTGAGTCGTTACGCGATATGTTTGTGACGACCATGCCGACCATTTTGCAAGGTACGGTTCGTATTGTGGCCATTTTTATCGCGATTGCTTTGTTGGATTGGCGATTGATGTTACTGAGTTTATTTTTGATCCCAATCTTGCTGTTGACTATGCACTGGTATCGCACTTTATCGATGCCTATTTTTGATGGTGTGCGTCAACAAGTGAGCAATATAAATAATACGATCAATGAATCTTTACAGGGCATGGCGCTTATTCAAGCTTTTGGTCAAGAACGCGCGTTTGGTAAAAAGTTTGAAAAAGACAACGAGGCTTGGCTGGCGTATCGCAATCGCTCTATCGCGATCGATAGCTTAATGCTGGCTCCGTTCACCCGCTTAATCGGCACCTTAACAGCAATTGGGATTATTGCGTGGTTTGGTGTGTCTTCTTGGGGCAGTGTTGTTGCTGTAGGTACCTTGTACGCTTTCTTAAATTATATTGAGCGCTTTTTTGAACCTTTCCGTCAGTTATCGATGGAGCTAAGAAAGCTACAAGTGGCAACGGTATCGGCAAAGCGTGTGTTTGAGTTATTGGATGAGCCACTTAGCCATGAGGCGAAAGCCGATGATGGCAAAGTTACTGGTGACCAAGCGACTGATGACCAAGCTGTTGATGACAAGGCAGTTGAGGACAAAACACCAGCTGCTCCAGATCATAGCGCAGAGGTGCAAGCCTCTCATCCTGAAGCGATTACCTTCGACGGTGTCTCGTTTAGCTATGATGGTAAACATAACGCGTTATCCAATGTGAGCTTTACAGCTGAAAGCGGTAAGTTCACCGCGATTGTTGGGCATAGCGGCAGTGGTAAAAGTTCGGTGATTAACTTACTGATGCGTTTTTACCAGCACCAACAAGGTGCAATTACTATTGGCGGTAAGAATATTGCGAGTTTACCTGATGCACAGCTCCGAAAATTAGTGGGTTTGGTTTCGCAAGAGCCCTATATTTTCAGTGGTAGCGTGCTTGAAAATATCGACTTGTCACATCAACAAACTCAGCGTGAAGCTGCTATTCATGCGGCAGAACAAACGGGGGCGGCGCAGTTTATTGAACGCCTTGAAGATGGATACGATCATCAGCCTGGCTATAGCGGTTCATCGTTATCGCTTGGTCAGCGACAATTGATTGCAATGGCACGTGTATTGGCGCATAACCCTGCGATTTTCTTACTGGATGAAGCGACGGCCAATATCGACAGTGAAACAGAAGATACGGTGAAAGCAGCACTGGCAAATATGCAGCAGGCGAAAACCGTGATTGCCGTTGCGCACCGATTATCAACCGTAATGAAGGCTGATAAGATTCTCGTCATGCACCAAGGTGAGATTGTTCAAAGTGGTACGCACGATGAATTATTGATAACTGCAGGGCATTACCGCGATTTATACCTTGCCCAAAAGGCAGAAGAAGACAATCAAGATGAAAATATCGACCTTGGTTTGGCACCAGCAAGCGTTACTGTATAAGCAACACCGTAATGAAGGATTTTAAAATAATGAATAAAGCGAATGTATCAAATGTTTCGCCTCTGGAAACGAACGTACAACCTTCTCAGCAAGCCATCAATGATATTTGTGAGTGGGAAATCATGCACGGTGTGGCGATCAAAAATAGTGATGGCACGGCAAGGCATTGTCCATTCAGCCTTGCCCCTATGGCAATGAAACGTCATGTATTTGAAAATTTGCAAACGGTAACCCCATTGATTACCAAGTTGATCAGTCGCATTTCGGAAGATCATGATTACCTGCAATCGTCATTGGTTGAAATGGCAAAAGCGGAGCCCTTCTTTGGTCGCTTAATGGAGTTGCACGAGCAGATCCATGGTACACACAATGCGCCTTTGAAAGCGGCAAGACAGCCGTTGTTATTAATGCGTACCGATTTTATGGATGATCGTGTACAAGGTGCAAAAGTCATCGAGTTTAATGGTATTGCCGCGGGTATGGGGCCATTTGGACAGCGTGCGCAGCAACTTCATCGCTATGTGAAAAACCAATGGCCTAAAGAGTATAATGTCTGGGCTGAAGATAAAGATGGCGCAGCGGAAGACAATGCTTGTTTAACGCAACTTGCCCAAGGTATTGCAACAGCGGCACATAGTGTTCACGCCGAGTTTAATGACAGTAAACAACCGACCTTCTTGATGGTAGTGCAAGACAAGGAAGATAATGTTTACGATCAGCACTTGCTAGAAGTCGCGTTACAAGAAATGGGTATTCGCACCGTTAGACGTACATTTGGTCAGCTGTCCTGCCAGTTGTCTACGGGGGATAACAACCGCTTAGTGCTGCAAGATATTGGTGGTATTGATGTGGTGTACCTGCGTGCAGGTTACCAATACATGGATTACTTCTCGCCCGAGTTAGCAGAGGAAAAGTGCTGCCATACCCTGAGCCAAACACGGGTGTTTATTGAAAAGCACAACGTGGCGGTGAATGCGACCATCAGTCAGCAATTAGCGACCAGCAAAACCATGCAGATGCTTATCACCATGATGCCTGCTGAAGACTTTACGCGTTGGGGGGGGAGCCTTGACGAAGCGAATCATATTAAGCGTGTATTGGCGGCTATGTTACCGATTAATGCTGACACTATTCATTGGTTCAAGACAGAAGCAGTGAAAGAAGAGTGGGTGCTTAAAAACCAAGGCGAGGGTGGTGGACACTGTGTGTTTGGTGAACAGATCACAGAGCGGTTAGAGCAGCTAAAAGACAATGAATTTGATGCATGGGCATTAATGCAACGCCTTTATCCGCATGAACGTAATAAACCGACCTTGGCTGTGCGTGATGGGGAGGTAACGGTGGTTAATGATTTAGTGAGTGAAATTGGTTTATTCACGGCGTTTTACAACGACAAGCCTGTGACTGATTTTGAAGGATATGCAGGGTATTTGGTGCGTAGTAAACCCGCTCAAGAGCATGAGGGCGGTATTCATAGTGGTAAAGGGATACTTGATTCGATTACACTGATTGAATAACGTTCTGTTTTAATATGTGTTCAGTTTGGCCTTGATAGTGACTGTAAGGCTAATCTGGACACGTTTGTTATTTGTCTTTTTTATCCTCGTGATTCCTATCTATCCTTGCTATTTCTTTTAATTACTTTTAACGTACAGCTTGTTTTGAACGCTGTATTTTTGCTTGTTAAGTAATATAAAGGACACCTCGTGATTAAAAGTCTTTTGGTTAAAATCATTTTACTCCTTGTAGGGATTAGCTGCCTGGTGCTGGCTGCGGGTATTTATCGCTTTAATTTTACCAATGATGATATCTATGTTGACGAGCAACCGGTGTCTGTCGCAACGAAAGAAAAGAGTAATGTCATGCGGATGTTGTTTAGTTTCCAAACAGACAATTACTGGCAGGTTGAGTTACCCGAGCTAAAGCTGGCCGTTCCCTTGATGGAACTAAAGGAATATAACGGCCATCATTTTGCGGTAGGTGAATACCAATTTGGTCAAGAGCGCGGTGTGGTGAGTGTTGATTATCCTCGAATCACAGTGTTGAATTTCACTTATGTCCAAGATGAAATGATTTTTGCTGTGCCATTTTCAGTTTCCAATCAAGGGAGTGGTGTTCATTGGTATATAGGTTTGTATAACATGAATACTAAATACGGTGACATCCAACAAATCGATTCTCTCTTTGTCGGCGATAGAATTGTAATCAATGAAATGAATACTGATGAAGCTTTTGATGTGACCTCTAGTATTCGTTTGGCTTATTTTAGCCACGGGCCAGCCCAAAGCATGGCTGACGATCCTAGCGTAAACACGACCAAGGTGATTAAAGTGACACCAACGGGTTTTGTTAAATAACGGTTTATCTTTCGCCTTTTATAATGTTTTTTCACCTTAGTGAACACGATTGCGTTGTGTTTCTGCTCTGTATCACTGTATCTGTTTGTATCTCGCAGAAAAGTAGGAGACTATCTTTTTATGAGCGCTTTGTTATAGACGCTCTGTGCCTCTATTAATAAAAAGGGTCAGGTATGGCAAAGAAGTATTATGTAGTTTGGGTGGGTCGAGAAACAGGTATCTTTACCAACTGGCCTTATACCAAAAAGTTGGTGGAAAAGTACCCACAGGCAAAGTACAAATCTTTTCCTACAGAAGCTGAAGCCAAAGCTGCTTTCTCTGCGGGTCATGCAAAAACGTTTGCAGGTGCGGCAAGTGGCAAAACGGCGGGATCAAAACCAGCAGCGACGAAGAAAGCAGGTTCTAGTTCGGCTAACCCTATGATTAAGAGTGATGTTCATATTTTCTGTGATGGTGGCTGCGATCCTAACCCTGGTAAAGCGAGTTCAGGTGTTGCTGTGTATCGTCAGAACACATTAGAAGAATTGTGGTATGGCTTGTTTAATCCGCATGGCACAAACAATTCTGCCGAGCTAAATGCACTGCATCAGTCCTTATTGATTGCGAAAGCGGATTTAGACGCTGGTAAAACTGTTCAAGTATTATGCGATTCACAGTATTCAATCAACTGCGTTACCGTCTGGGCATACAGCTGGAAGAAAAAAGGTTGGAAGCGACAAACACCAGGCGATATCAAAAACTTGGAAGTGATTCAGCAAGCGCATGCACTTTACGACAGTATTAAAGACAAAGTGACTGTATCGCATGTCAAAGCGCATATTGGTATTGAAGGAAACGAACTGGCCGATCGTATGTCTATTTATGGTATTGATCAGAAAATGACTGAATTTTGCCGTTACCCAGATACATCAGATACCGCTAAGCTACTTGCTCTTCGAGCAGGATAGGCAGTCCCCCCTTTTTAGGTAATAGAGTCTGTGTTAACTACCCAAGTAACCTGAGAATTTAGGTCACTTGGGTCTATGGCGAATAAATTCAGCACAGAACTTTATTATCCTGTATGCTACACGCCCCCCGTCGTCTAGGCGGTCTTCACTATGAAACATTACAATAAAAGATGATCTTATGAGTTTTGACTCTTTGGGCTTATCAGCCCCTCTCTTAAAAGCCGTAGCAAACCAAGGCTATGACACGCCATCACCGATTCAAGCGCAAGCTATCCCTGCTGTTATTGCAGGCAAGGATGTAATGGCGGCGGCACAAACAGGGACTGGTAAGACAGCGGGTTTTACACTGCCAATTTTGGAGCGCCTGTCTGGTGGTCCTCGTGTGAAATCGAACCAAGTACGTGCGTTAGTGCTAACGCCAACCCGTGAGCTTGCAGCTCAAGTAGCTGAAAGTGTAGCGACTTATGCGAAGCATTTACCACTAAGTTCTGCTGTTGTATTTGGTGGCGTGAAGGTCAACCCGCAAATGATGCGTCTGCGTCAAGGTGCCGATGTACTTGTGGCGACACCGGGTCGCTTGATGGATTTGTACAACCAAAAAGCCGTGCGTTTTGATCAACTTGAAGTGCTGGTATTAGATGAAGCTGACCGCATGCTGGACATGGGTTTTATTCGTGATATTCGTAAAATTATCGCAGTATTGCCTAAGCAACGTCAGAACCTACTTTTCTCTGCAACGTTTTCAGATGAAATTCGTGCATTAGCAAAAGGTTTGGTGAATAACCCAGTTGAGATTTCTGTATCGCGTAATACAACGGCTCCAACGGTAAAACAATCTGTTTTCCCTGTTGATAAGAGCAAGAAATCTGCACTGCTAGCTAAGCTGATAAAAGATAATAAATGGCAGCAAGCATTGGTGTTTACTAAGACTAAACACGGTGCGAACCGCTTAACTGCTTTCCTTGAAGGTAAAGGTATTAAAGCAGCGGCGATTCACGGTAACAAGAGCCAAGGTGCACGAACTAAAGCACTGGCAAATTTCAAGAGCGGCGAGATCAATATTCTTGTTGCGACGGACATTGCGGCACGTGGTATCGATATCGATCAACTGCCACAAGTCGTCAATATAGATTTACCGCATGTACCTGAAGATTATGTTCACCGCATTGGCCGTACTGGCCGTGCAGGTGCAGAAGGCCATGCGATTTCATTAGTCAGCGCTGATGAATTCAAAGAGCTAGTGGCGATTGAACGTTTGATCCAAAAATTGATTGATCGTGAAATGATTGATGGCTTTAAGCCTGTGAATGGTCTGCCACCGTCGCGCTTAGATACACGCCCAATTAAAGCGAAGAAACCGAAAAAACCAAGTCTTGATCATAAAGATGGTCAACGTTCTGGTGACAACGCGAAGGGCCATAAGCCTCAGGGTAAAAACCGACGTCATGTAGGCACAAACAAGCCTTCAGCTAACGCTGGTAAAGCGTCTGGCAGTGATGCTGGTAACGGTGCAGCAAGAAAGCCTAAGCCAGCTGGTGCTGGTGCAGCTAAAGCGACAGGCAAACCTGCAGGTAAACCTCGTCGCAGCAACACTGATGAGAAGCCGCGTCGTCCACGTACACCACAAAACAGAGGTGTGTTGCGTTAATCGCTAATCACTTTGTTTTAAAAACCCGTTAGCTCGAAAGAGTTAACGGGTTTTTTATTGTCTGTAAATCAATAATAAAGGGTCAACTTGGATGATAATTGCCGTAAAAATAGTTGCAATTGCAACTATTGCGCTCTATTCTTTGTTCTACAGTGCTGAAAAGCCATAACACAACTTAAGAGCAAGTGAGAGTTTGATGAATAGAGCCGCCGTTAAAATAGTCCACCGCCTAGCCGGTATTATCGCTTTATTGATGATAACGACCTTTTTTACATCAAGCGTTGTTGCTGACTTATTCGGCTCGTATGAAACTATTACGCTGGTGAAGCAAACCATTTTGCAGTGGGTCGCCGTGCTTGTACTGTCGATGATGGTTGTTGGTATTTCAGGTAAGAAGCTTTATCCAGCAGAGCCAAAAGGTGTTTTAGCTGTCAAAGCGATGCGATTGAAAATTGCGGCTTTTAATGGTGTTGTTATTTTGATACCTGCAGCTTATTTCTTAGCTGCATGGTCAGCGGAAGGTTTATTTGATACCCGTTACTGGTTACTCCAAGTGATTGAGTTACTGGCAGGGGCAACTAATGCAACCATGATCAGCCTGAACATCCGTGATGGTGTTCGTTTAGGTAAGAAACCACGGAAGTAACAGGCTCTGATTAAAATCAGGTGTCATTGGTTGGTGAGGTTAAGCGACTAAGCTACGAACTTAATAATCAATGACTGGAAGGCGGGTGTTAGCTGCGAAGGCTGAGTGTAATATTCACAATACCGTGGTCTGTACTGTTGCCATCACGGTCAAAAATTGGATTGATTAAATGACGATCATAAGTTTGGTAATCACTGACTTCAAACAAACTGGCGTTATATTCAGCATTGAATTCGCAGGATAATAAGATGTAATCCAGCACGTTACCTTTCGCCCCAAAATAGTGAGTCGGCGAGCGAGTAACATTATTGGCATGATCGGTGGTTTGGTAAAGTTTGAAACTGTCTGCTAACCAAAAGGTATCCAGAATCTGTTTTTGATCGGATACTTGGCGATCTCGAATGCTATTTGTTGTTAAGCATTGTAAAGGGGTCTGCTGAATATCATCATTAAAGTCACCCATTAACACCACAGGGTTACCTGTATCTTCTCTGCGTTCGATGATGGCGTAATATAAAAGTGCGGCTTCACTTCCTCGTTGAATCGATGATCCCCAACTTCCTATCACTTCTGCTTTTAACGTGGCGAGTACCTGTGCTTTCGTCGACGGAGTGCTTGCACCTGCAGTATGTT containing:
- the gshA gene encoding glutamate--cysteine ligase; the protein is MLQKVGAQKEQGAMNSAPQWLHQYKDVLNALSGIRRGIEKEGVRTAVDGNLSQHAHPQALGAALTHPNITTDFAEAQLELVTPAYAERGQMFDHLSTLHGYVANNLSDSEVMWGASMPPRLPSEEAIAIADYGHSNVGQMKQRYRHGLANRYGKKMQTISGIHYNFSLPETFWQALHQVENSPQPLSEFISDRYFHMIRNIMRHGWIIGYLFGASPAVDSSYLVGKQHDLDELDFGIADFGSATADNHRTYYAPWATSLRLSNLGYSNSEQSKYALNYNNKHDYLSGLYNILAMPSEYYAQFEQNQQVNNKVLQLENELYSSVRPKIVNNELRPLYAMCRYGVEYIELRSLDINPYLPLGLDQTQSYFLDLFLLYCALLPSAALDADEQAVIQQRQECVAMQGRKPQLKLPTLEGEQPLKTLGLNLLADMEALLPLFEDQQEATVYAQSVEREKAKLFDASLTPSARVLADMLRDNLSYTDLLLGLSQAHARQHQLVSKTTPLYKELTVAAKQSLELQQEIEANDTISFDDYLQQKTALTYEC
- a CDS encoding ABC transporter ATP-binding protein, with protein sequence MEILWKLRSYIRMFSRHYVIAFIGLQVVALLNLVPPWLIGRIVDAISEDRLTGTLLATHLGAILAAGFGMYGLRYVWHSQLYGASVGITQVIRQQLFWHFTRLTPEFYARHSGGDLMAHATNDLNAVEQAAGGGVMTMVDSLIAGLTVIFGMAFVVSGELTLAALLPFPLLVYVTHKYGSNLQRRFGRAQGAFSSLNEEVRESVSAIRAVRSHGLNQRQQSRFDDTLDHTLETNISVAKIDSLFGPTIQLIYGSSFVISLGYGAWLISTGDITVGLFTSFTLYLAQLLGPFLQFGWQFNIFQRGTTSWRRLEKLFAQQPMVKEGEAELPADAMLDITVDIDHFMYPAATQHALKQVDFSVSAGGFVGITGPTGGGKSTLINLLLRQYSLPESSRITLADMPINTLTFHALRSKIAWVPQKPFLFSGTVAENIALARPDASEAEIIHVADMAGILDEIHALPDGFKTVLNENGGNLSGGQKQRLTLARALLSDNEILLLDDPFSALDMKTEAKIRKNIKHHFNHKTIVMISQRLANLMTADHIVVMENGSIHEQGTHSELMANESWYARVFTKQNQANFRQQQVQSQANTLVSAVSEKASNKASEEAGEQYA
- a CDS encoding ABC transporter ATP-binding protein, with the translated sequence MLNGLNHTIKSKAAASGSPFLRLLAFSLPHKMRFIAAMSLLIVAISTEMAIPWLVKIILDDVIVPQTFDWSHLGLLCGAVMLFYVVSAAFQYAQSVMFRHGALLVVNDVRRQLYTHLLKLPISLFDRVPAGKMVSYVTNDTESLRDMFVTTMPTILQGTVRIVAIFIAIALLDWRLMLLSLFLIPILLLTMHWYRTLSMPIFDGVRQQVSNINNTINESLQGMALIQAFGQERAFGKKFEKDNEAWLAYRNRSIAIDSLMLAPFTRLIGTLTAIGIIAWFGVSSWGSVVAVGTLYAFLNYIERFFEPFRQLSMELRKLQVATVSAKRVFELLDEPLSHEAKADDGKVTGDQATDDQAVDDKAVEDKTPAAPDHSAEVQASHPEAITFDGVSFSYDGKHNALSNVSFTAESGKFTAIVGHSGSGKSSVINLLMRFYQHQQGAITIGGKNIASLPDAQLRKLVGLVSQEPYIFSGSVLENIDLSHQQTQREAAIHAAEQTGAAQFIERLEDGYDHQPGYSGSSLSLGQRQLIAMARVLAHNPAIFLLDEATANIDSETEDTVKAALANMQQAKTVIAVAHRLSTVMKADKILVMHQGEIVQSGTHDELLITAGHYRDLYLAQKAEEDNQDENIDLGLAPASVTV
- a CDS encoding glutathione synthase, whose translation is MNKANVSNVSPLETNVQPSQQAINDICEWEIMHGVAIKNSDGTARHCPFSLAPMAMKRHVFENLQTVTPLITKLISRISEDHDYLQSSLVEMAKAEPFFGRLMELHEQIHGTHNAPLKAARQPLLLMRTDFMDDRVQGAKVIEFNGIAAGMGPFGQRAQQLHRYVKNQWPKEYNVWAEDKDGAAEDNACLTQLAQGIATAAHSVHAEFNDSKQPTFLMVVQDKEDNVYDQHLLEVALQEMGIRTVRRTFGQLSCQLSTGDNNRLVLQDIGGIDVVYLRAGYQYMDYFSPELAEEKCCHTLSQTRVFIEKHNVAVNATISQQLATSKTMQMLITMMPAEDFTRWGGSLDEANHIKRVLAAMLPINADTIHWFKTEAVKEEWVLKNQGEGGGHCVFGEQITERLEQLKDNEFDAWALMQRLYPHERNKPTLAVRDGEVTVVNDLVSEIGLFTAFYNDKPVTDFEGYAGYLVRSKPAQEHEGGIHSGKGILDSITLIE
- a CDS encoding ribonuclease H family protein — its product is MAKKYYVVWVGRETGIFTNWPYTKKLVEKYPQAKYKSFPTEAEAKAAFSAGHAKTFAGAASGKTAGSKPAATKKAGSSSANPMIKSDVHIFCDGGCDPNPGKASSGVAVYRQNTLEELWYGLFNPHGTNNSAELNALHQSLLIAKADLDAGKTVQVLCDSQYSINCVTVWAYSWKKKGWKRQTPGDIKNLEVIQQAHALYDSIKDKVTVSHVKAHIGIEGNELADRMSIYGIDQKMTEFCRYPDTSDTAKLLALRAG
- a CDS encoding DEAD/DEAH box helicase; the protein is MSFDSLGLSAPLLKAVANQGYDTPSPIQAQAIPAVIAGKDVMAAAQTGTGKTAGFTLPILERLSGGPRVKSNQVRALVLTPTRELAAQVAESVATYAKHLPLSSAVVFGGVKVNPQMMRLRQGADVLVATPGRLMDLYNQKAVRFDQLEVLVLDEADRMLDMGFIRDIRKIIAVLPKQRQNLLFSATFSDEIRALAKGLVNNPVEISVSRNTTAPTVKQSVFPVDKSKKSALLAKLIKDNKWQQALVFTKTKHGANRLTAFLEGKGIKAAAIHGNKSQGARTKALANFKSGEINILVATDIAARGIDIDQLPQVVNIDLPHVPEDYVHRIGRTGRAGAEGHAISLVSADEFKELVAIERLIQKLIDREMIDGFKPVNGLPPSRLDTRPIKAKKPKKPSLDHKDGQRSGDNAKGHKPQGKNRRHVGTNKPSANAGKASGSDAGNGAARKPKPAGAGAAKATGKPAGKPRRSNTDEKPRRPRTPQNRGVLR
- a CDS encoding endonuclease/exonuclease/phosphatase family protein, producing MPTQPTPDVTNNTLKIATFNLFNYIEPPLAYYDFENIYSQESWQKKQDWICDYVEQYQPDVIGFQEVFSADALQDLLAKQGYVHFCVVDEPTIIDDYICRDPVVALASRYPIKAVSAISAPFDVAESIGLDPEFSFSRKPLRATIDLPHVGDTDCYVVHLKSKRPMLEASTEQHTAGASTPSTKAQVLATLKAEVIGSWGSSIQRGSEAALLYYAIIERREDTGNPVVLMGDFNDDIQQTPLQCLTTNSIRDRQVSDQKQILDTFWLADSFKLYQTTDHANNVTRSPTHYFGAKGNVLDYILLSCEFNAEYNASLFEVSDYQTYDRHLINPIFDRDGNSTDHGIVNITLSLRS